In Rhizobium sp. ZPR4, a genomic segment contains:
- a CDS encoding ABC transporter ATP-binding protein, with protein MGSLQLKSIRKAYGTHDVLKGIDLEVQDGEFVIFVGPSGCGKSTLLRSIAGLEDVTSGAVLINGQDVTVTPPAKRGISMVFQSYALYPHLTVKDNMGLGLKQAGTAKAEIESRVGKASGMLSLEPYLARRPSELSGGQRQRVAIGRAIVREPELFLFDEPLSNLDAALRVQTRLEIARLHRSLKATMIYVTHDQVEAMTLADKIVVLNAGAIEQIGSPMELYNRPANTFVAGFIGSPQMNFIPAERLGESGAKTVGIRPEHITLSRDQGTWAAKVIHVEHLGADTIIYLESEATGLLTARLFGEHRYEPDEMVYATPDASQMHRFDANDKAIRA; from the coding sequence GTGGGATCGCTTCAACTGAAATCCATCCGCAAGGCCTACGGTACGCATGACGTGCTGAAGGGTATCGACCTCGAAGTGCAGGATGGTGAGTTCGTCATCTTCGTTGGTCCTTCCGGCTGCGGCAAGTCGACCCTTCTGCGCAGCATTGCTGGCCTGGAGGACGTGACCTCCGGTGCCGTGCTGATCAATGGCCAGGATGTGACGGTGACGCCGCCGGCCAAGCGCGGCATTTCGATGGTGTTCCAGTCCTATGCGCTCTATCCGCATCTGACTGTGAAGGACAATATGGGGCTTGGCCTCAAGCAGGCCGGTACCGCGAAGGCCGAAATCGAAAGCCGCGTCGGGAAAGCTTCCGGTATGCTGTCGCTCGAGCCCTATCTGGCTCGCCGTCCTTCAGAGCTTTCCGGCGGCCAGCGCCAGCGTGTCGCCATCGGCCGCGCCATCGTGCGCGAACCCGAGCTTTTCCTTTTCGATGAGCCGCTGTCGAACCTCGATGCGGCGCTGCGTGTCCAGACCCGCCTCGAAATCGCCCGGCTGCATCGCAGCCTGAAAGCGACGATGATCTATGTCACTCACGACCAGGTCGAGGCGATGACGCTTGCCGACAAGATCGTCGTGCTCAATGCCGGTGCGATCGAGCAGATCGGTTCGCCGATGGAGCTTTATAACCGCCCGGCCAACACCTTCGTTGCCGGCTTCATCGGCTCGCCGCAGATGAATTTCATCCCAGCAGAACGGCTCGGCGAAAGCGGTGCCAAGACCGTCGGCATCCGCCCCGAACATATCACGCTGTCGCGCGATCAGGGCACATGGGCGGCCAAGGTCATCCATGTCGAGCATCTCGGTGCCGATACGATCATCTACCTCGAATCCGAGGCCACCGGCCTTCTGACCGCGCGTCTCTTCGGCGAACATAGATATGAGCCGGACGAGATGGTCTATGCGACGCCGGATGCAAGCCAGATGCATCGTTTCGATGCGAACGACAAGGCGATCCGGGCGTAA
- a CDS encoding sugar ABC transporter permease has protein sequence MSDAATSDALEVTPIRRSKRWHILVFLFPAFVVYTAVMILPLIETLRLSLYNVVDNQSVFVGLNNFKVLFGDDRWSHDFWNALRNNLIFFVIHMCVQNPIGVALAALLSLPKLRFVAFYRTAIFLPTLLSFVVVGFIWKLILSPLWGVAPELLNVIGLKSFFAPWLGRPSTALITVALISVWQYVGIPMMLIYAALLNIPEEVIEAAECDGITGWSQFWKIKLPLVLPAIGIISILTFVGNFNAFDLVYTVQGALAGPDGSTDILGTLLYRVFFGFQLQLGDRSMGATIATVMFLIILAGVSFYLFIVQRRIRRYQF, from the coding sequence ATGAGCGACGCTGCGACATCAGATGCCCTTGAGGTGACGCCGATCAGGCGCTCCAAGCGCTGGCACATCCTCGTCTTCCTTTTCCCGGCCTTCGTCGTCTATACGGCGGTCATGATCCTGCCGCTGATCGAGACATTGCGCCTGTCGCTCTACAATGTTGTCGACAACCAATCTGTCTTCGTCGGCCTGAACAATTTCAAGGTGTTGTTCGGCGATGACCGCTGGTCGCATGATTTCTGGAATGCGCTGCGCAACAACCTGATCTTCTTCGTCATCCACATGTGCGTGCAGAATCCGATCGGTGTCGCGCTGGCTGCACTCCTGTCGCTGCCGAAGCTGCGTTTCGTCGCCTTCTATCGCACGGCCATATTCCTGCCGACGCTGCTTTCCTTCGTCGTCGTCGGCTTCATCTGGAAGCTGATCCTCTCGCCGCTCTGGGGTGTTGCGCCCGAGCTTCTGAATGTCATCGGTCTGAAATCGTTCTTCGCCCCGTGGCTCGGCAGGCCGAGCACGGCGCTGATTACCGTCGCGCTTATCTCGGTCTGGCAATATGTCGGCATTCCGATGATGCTGATCTATGCCGCGCTGCTCAACATCCCCGAAGAGGTGATCGAAGCCGCTGAATGTGACGGAATTACCGGCTGGAGCCAGTTCTGGAAGATCAAGCTGCCGCTGGTGCTGCCGGCAATCGGCATCATCTCGATCCTGACTTTCGTCGGCAATTTCAACGCGTTCGACCTGGTCTATACCGTGCAAGGGGCTTTGGCGGGACCGGATGGCTCGACCGATATCCTCGGTACGCTGCTTTACCGCGTGTTCTTCGGCTTCCAGCTGCAGCTGGGTGACCGCTCGATGGGGGCGACGATCGCGACGGTGATGTTCCTCATCATTCTGGCCGGCGTCTCCTTCTATCTTTTCATCGTGCAGCGGCGCATCCGTCGCTATCAGTTCTGA
- a CDS encoding VOC family protein, which translates to MQLANYLFFTTHCEDALAFYTACGLGQVTLLVRHGADGIPLAREAMRGRVMHARFEGPGVLFFASDNHDAEPMRGSAHMLMMDDRGSTGEIFARLAEGGTVTTPLAVQPWGSYYGKLTDRYGVQWMVDCV; encoded by the coding sequence TTGCAACTCGCCAATTATCTGTTTTTCACGACGCATTGTGAGGACGCGCTTGCCTTCTATACGGCCTGCGGGCTTGGCCAAGTGACGCTGTTGGTCCGTCATGGTGCGGATGGGATACCGCTTGCCCGCGAAGCAATGCGGGGCAGGGTAATGCACGCTCGCTTCGAGGGGCCAGGCGTCTTGTTCTTCGCCTCCGACAATCATGACGCCGAGCCGATGCGCGGCTCTGCGCACATGCTCATGATGGATGATCGCGGTAGCACTGGCGAGATTTTTGCCCGGCTTGCCGAGGGCGGTACCGTAACGACGCCGCTCGCCGTGCAGCCTTGGGGCAGCTACTACGGCAAGCTGACGGATCGGTATGGCGTGCAATGGATGGTCGATTGCGTGTAG
- a CDS encoding Tautomerase enzyme yields the protein MPITLTVSEGLLSSEAQAQAFAGLTDAVLDVAGLTGNAFMTANVIGSINVLPAEHVLAAGKPVAAAFIELKLPEIALATAEAKCAFIARATDVVEQAAEGRIKREHIWSNIVYAPEGAWGIAGQSYSNADLVGAIASAAAPEVEAHRA from the coding sequence ATGCCCATTACACTCACCGTATCCGAAGGGTTGCTTTCGTCCGAAGCGCAGGCGCAAGCTTTTGCTGGATTGACGGATGCAGTCCTCGATGTTGCCGGCTTGACCGGGAATGCATTCATGACGGCCAATGTCATCGGGTCGATCAACGTGCTTCCGGCCGAACACGTGCTGGCAGCCGGAAAGCCCGTTGCCGCGGCCTTCATCGAACTCAAGCTGCCCGAAATCGCGCTCGCGACCGCCGAAGCCAAGTGCGCTTTCATTGCAAGAGCGACTGATGTCGTCGAACAGGCGGCCGAAGGGCGGATCAAGCGCGAGCATATCTGGTCGAATATAGTTTATGCGCCTGAAGGCGCCTGGGGCATTGCGGGCCAAAGCTACAGCAATGCTGATCTGGTCGGCGCCATTGCGAGCGCCGCAGCGCCCGAGGTCGAAGCTCATCGCGCTTGA
- a CDS encoding ABC transporter substrate-binding protein gives MKTNVLKGLLLASSLLTSVSLAHAADVTLTVESWRNDDLQIWQEKIIPAFEAKNPGIKIVFSPTAPTEYNASLNAKLDAGSAGDIITCRPFDASLDLFNKKHLADLTKLKGLENFSAVAKAAWSTDDGKSTFCVPMASVIHGFIYNKDAFDKLGLKVPTTRDEFFAVLDKIKADGTYIPMAMGTKDLWEAATMGYQNIGPNYWKGEEGRKALIAGKEKLTDAPWVDPYKELAKWKPYLGDGFEAQGYADSQNLFTLGKAAIYPAGSWEIALFNTQAQFKMGAFPPPVAKAGDTAYISDHPDIGVGLNTKSKHQEEAKKFLDWVASDEFATIYANSLPGFFSLNSHPVKMSDALAQEFVSWRDNHKSTVRSTYQILSRGTPNLENETWTESANVINGTDTPEQAGAKLQKGLDSWYKPGK, from the coding sequence ATGAAAACCAATGTTCTGAAAGGCTTGCTTCTCGCATCGAGCCTGCTGACGTCAGTTAGCCTTGCGCACGCGGCCGATGTGACGCTGACGGTTGAAAGCTGGCGTAACGACGACCTGCAGATCTGGCAGGAAAAGATCATCCCGGCTTTCGAAGCGAAGAACCCGGGCATCAAGATCGTCTTCTCGCCGACGGCGCCGACCGAATACAACGCATCGCTGAACGCCAAGCTCGATGCCGGCTCTGCAGGCGACATCATCACCTGCCGCCCGTTCGATGCTTCGCTCGACCTCTTCAACAAGAAGCATCTTGCCGATCTGACCAAGCTTAAAGGCCTGGAAAACTTCTCGGCTGTCGCCAAGGCCGCGTGGTCGACCGACGACGGCAAGTCGACCTTCTGCGTGCCGATGGCTTCGGTCATCCACGGCTTCATCTACAACAAGGATGCCTTCGACAAGCTCGGCCTCAAGGTGCCGACGACGCGCGACGAGTTCTTCGCCGTTCTCGACAAGATCAAGGCCGACGGCACCTACATTCCGATGGCTATGGGCACGAAGGACCTCTGGGAAGCCGCAACCATGGGCTACCAGAACATCGGCCCGAACTACTGGAAGGGTGAGGAAGGCCGCAAGGCTCTGATCGCTGGCAAGGAAAAGCTGACGGACGCACCGTGGGTCGATCCTTACAAGGAACTGGCAAAGTGGAAGCCCTACCTCGGTGACGGCTTCGAAGCTCAGGGCTACGCTGACAGCCAGAACCTCTTCACGCTCGGCAAGGCTGCGATCTATCCGGCCGGCTCCTGGGAAATTGCTCTCTTCAACACCCAGGCGCAGTTCAAGATGGGCGCATTCCCGCCGCCGGTCGCAAAGGCTGGTGACACAGCCTATATCTCCGACCATCCGGATATCGGCGTCGGCTTGAATACGAAGAGCAAGCATCAGGAAGAAGCCAAGAAGTTCCTCGACTGGGTCGCTTCCGACGAGTTTGCTACCATCTATGCCAACTCGCTGCCGGGCTTCTTCAGCCTGAACTCGCATCCGGTGAAGATGAGCGATGCGCTCGCGCAGGAATTCGTTTCCTGGCGTGACAATCACAAGTCGACCGTTCGTTCGACCTATCAGATCCTGTCGCGCGGCACGCCGAACCTGGAAAACGAAACCTGGACCGAGTCCGCAAACGTGATCAACGGCACGGACACTCCGGAACAGGCCGGCGCGAAGCTCCAGAAGGGCCTCGACAGCTGGTACAAGCCGGGCAAGTAA
- a CDS encoding carbohydrate ABC transporter permease: MSKARTSLVRTGFVHLALIAYTLVAIFPVFLTVINSFKDRASIFRAPLSVPTPSSFSMIGYDTVLKQGDFFTYFQNSFVVTIVSIILTLLFGAMAAFALSEYRFRGNTVMGLYLAIGIMIPIRLGTVAILQGMVAAGLVNTLTALILVYTAQGLPLAIFILSEFMRTVSDDLKNAGRIDGLSEYAIFFRLVLPLVRPAMATVAVFTMIPIWNDLWFPLILAPSEATKTVTLGSQIFIGQFVTNWNAVLAALTLAILPILILYVIFSRQLIRGITSGAVK; the protein is encoded by the coding sequence ATGTCCAAGGCACGCACTTCCCTTGTCCGCACCGGCTTCGTCCATCTGGCGCTCATCGCCTACACACTCGTCGCCATTTTTCCGGTGTTCCTGACGGTCATCAACTCCTTCAAGGATCGCGCCTCGATTTTCCGGGCACCCTTGAGCGTCCCGACGCCGTCCTCCTTCAGCATGATCGGCTATGACACCGTTCTGAAGCAGGGGGATTTCTTCACCTATTTCCAGAACAGCTTCGTCGTGACGATCGTCTCGATCATCCTGACGCTGCTGTTTGGAGCGATGGCCGCATTCGCGCTGTCGGAATACCGTTTCCGCGGCAATACGGTCATGGGGCTTTATCTGGCGATCGGCATTATGATCCCGATCCGTCTTGGCACGGTCGCGATCCTGCAGGGCATGGTCGCCGCCGGCCTCGTCAACACGCTGACGGCGCTGATCCTGGTCTATACCGCGCAAGGCTTGCCGCTGGCGATCTTCATCCTGTCCGAGTTCATGCGGACGGTTTCCGACGATCTGAAGAATGCCGGTCGCATCGACGGTCTCAGCGAATACGCGATCTTCTTCCGTCTGGTGCTGCCGCTGGTCCGTCCGGCGATGGCGACGGTGGCAGTTTTCACCATGATCCCGATCTGGAACGATCTGTGGTTCCCGCTGATTCTGGCGCCGAGCGAAGCGACCAAGACGGTGACGCTCGGATCGCAGATCTTCATCGGCCAGTTCGTTACCAACTGGAACGCGGTGCTGGCAGCCCTGACGCTCGCCATCCTGCCAATCCTCATCCTCTACGTTATCTTCTCGCGTCAACTCATTCGCGGCATTACATCCGGAGCAGTCAAGTGA
- a CDS encoding TetR/AcrR family transcriptional regulator, protein MRYSAEHKEETRTRVVAAAGQVFRKEGYGGAGIDALTKAAGVTNGAFYGHFKSKSEAFRTAVVEGLEELRQAILVLRQNQPKDWLKALASFYLGYKRTCDLGDSCTLPSLSPDVMRADEETRGVYTVELRKLIADVAAGLPESANPGETTAEDRAIVLLATLSGGLTLARAVSDPTLSVHIAEVIERAALTAGNPSRPQGE, encoded by the coding sequence ATGCGCTATAGCGCCGAACATAAGGAAGAAACCCGGACGCGGGTCGTCGCGGCGGCAGGGCAAGTCTTTCGCAAGGAAGGCTATGGCGGCGCGGGCATCGATGCGCTGACGAAAGCGGCCGGCGTCACCAACGGCGCCTTCTACGGACATTTCAAGTCCAAGAGCGAAGCGTTTCGCACCGCTGTCGTGGAAGGATTGGAAGAGTTGCGCCAAGCGATCCTGGTGCTCAGGCAAAATCAGCCGAAAGACTGGTTGAAGGCACTTGCCAGCTTCTATCTCGGTTACAAGCGGACCTGCGATCTCGGCGATAGCTGCACGCTGCCGAGCCTTTCCCCCGATGTGATGCGTGCCGATGAAGAAACACGCGGCGTCTATACGGTAGAGTTGAGAAAATTGATCGCGGATGTTGCCGCCGGCCTGCCGGAAAGCGCAAACCCTGGCGAAACAACGGCGGAGGATCGTGCCATCGTTCTTCTCGCAACGCTGAGCGGTGGTCTGACGCTTGCCCGCGCCGTCTCCGATCCCACCCTTTCCGTGCACATAGCCGAAGTCATTGAACGGGCTGCCCTGACGGCCGGCAATCCTTCGCGGCCACAAGGCGAATGA
- a CDS encoding class I SAM-dependent methyltransferase: MTSAATTYATWHKEPQGDAAMAESHSPYWRHFIETVPERDFSSKTVLDFGCNRGGFLRLLYAMRPFRRGVGIDIASESVAAAVEAVGNMPLQFHVTTDLLPFADSFDVAFSYEVIYLLPELKEHAEGMFRAMRDGGVYYAVTGCHNEMPLWPKWLELIGNNSNAPMQDRSPQDYIEAFTTAGFDVSVRRFGYDGFVRATKDRKYYPSILDALSYPAEYKLLFRLEKRI, translated from the coding sequence ATGACGAGCGCAGCAACGACTTATGCAACCTGGCACAAGGAACCGCAGGGCGACGCCGCAATGGCGGAATCGCACAGCCCCTATTGGCGGCATTTCATCGAAACGGTGCCGGAGCGGGATTTCTCCTCGAAGACTGTCCTGGACTTCGGCTGCAATCGCGGTGGTTTTTTGCGGCTGCTTTATGCCATGCGGCCGTTCCGACGCGGCGTTGGCATTGATATCGCTTCGGAGTCCGTGGCTGCCGCTGTCGAAGCTGTCGGCAATATGCCGCTGCAGTTTCATGTGACGACCGATTTATTGCCTTTTGCCGACAGCTTCGATGTGGCCTTCAGCTATGAGGTGATCTATCTGCTGCCGGAACTGAAAGAGCATGCCGAGGGGATGTTCCGGGCCATGCGCGATGGGGGCGTCTATTACGCGGTGACCGGGTGCCACAATGAAATGCCGCTTTGGCCGAAATGGCTCGAACTGATCGGCAACAACAGCAATGCGCCGATGCAGGATCGCTCGCCACAGGACTATATCGAGGCGTTCACGACGGCCGGCTTCGATGTTTCCGTCAGGCGTTTCGGCTATGACGGTTTCGTGCGCGCGACGAAGGACCGCAAATACTATCCGAGCATTCTCGATGCGTTGAGCTATCCGGCCGAATACAAGCTTCTGTTCCGGCTCGAGAAGCGCATCTGA
- a CDS encoding Gfo/Idh/MocA family oxidoreductase yields MSPSEKPIRVLVAGLGNMGRSHALAYHHNPGFEIVGLVNRSKRELPEELRGYTVHPDFETALKELKPDLCSINTYSDSHADFAVMAFEAGCHVFVEKPLATTVEDAERVVAAAKKAGKKLTIGYILRHHPSWMRLIAEARKLGGPYVFRMNLNQQSSGPTWETHKALMQNTSPIVDCGVHYVDVMCQITDAKPVEVRGMGLRLTQEIKPDMYNYGHLQVIFEDGSVGWYEAAWGPMISETAFFVKDVMSPNGSVSIAMDQNAKSDDIDMHTKTSVIRLHNAETGPNGQFIRPDQDLHMDGEPGHQELCDFEQAFMLKAIREDIDLNRHMDDAVQSLRICLAADESVRTGKPVYL; encoded by the coding sequence GTGAGCCCATCTGAAAAGCCGATCCGCGTTCTCGTTGCCGGCCTTGGCAATATGGGCCGCAGCCATGCGCTGGCCTATCACCACAATCCGGGCTTCGAGATTGTCGGCCTGGTCAACCGCTCCAAGCGCGAACTGCCTGAGGAGCTGCGGGGATATACGGTCCATCCGGATTTCGAGACCGCGTTGAAGGAGCTGAAACCGGACCTCTGCTCCATCAATACCTATTCCGACAGCCATGCCGATTTTGCGGTCATGGCCTTCGAAGCCGGCTGCCACGTCTTCGTCGAGAAGCCGCTGGCGACGACCGTCGAAGATGCCGAGCGTGTGGTCGCGGCTGCGAAAAAGGCCGGCAAGAAGCTGACGATCGGCTACATCCTGCGCCATCATCCCTCGTGGATGCGGTTGATTGCCGAAGCGCGTAAGCTCGGCGGCCCCTACGTATTCCGCATGAACCTCAATCAGCAATCGAGCGGTCCGACCTGGGAGACGCACAAGGCGCTGATGCAAAACACGTCGCCAATCGTCGATTGCGGCGTACATTATGTCGACGTCATGTGCCAGATCACCGACGCCAAGCCCGTCGAGGTACGTGGGATGGGTCTGCGGCTGACGCAGGAAATCAAGCCGGACATGTATAATTACGGCCATCTCCAGGTGATTTTCGAAGACGGTTCTGTCGGCTGGTACGAAGCCGCCTGGGGTCCGATGATCTCGGAGACGGCTTTCTTCGTAAAGGATGTGATGTCGCCGAACGGCTCGGTCTCGATCGCCATGGATCAGAATGCCAAGTCCGATGATATCGACATGCACACGAAGACGTCGGTTATCCGGCTGCACAACGCCGAGACTGGCCCGAACGGCCAGTTTATCCGGCCGGATCAGGATCTGCATATGGATGGCGAACCGGGCCATCAGGAGCTCTGCGACTTCGAGCAGGCCTTCATGCTGAAGGCCATCCGCGAGGATATCGACCTCAATCGCCATATGGACGATGCCGTTCAATCGCTGCGCATATGCCTTGCCGCCGATGAGAGCGTGCGCACCGGCAAGCCTGTTTATCTATAA